From Aspergillus fumigatus Af293 chromosome 5, whole genome shotgun sequence, a single genomic window includes:
- the pclA gene encoding acyl--CoA ligase gives MVFLPPATAGELAPIPDNIPISEFMLNEKYGRHPASQSRDPYTCGLTGKSYSVPQVTERVDLLARALARELNWAPNSGTEWDKTLAIFSLNTIDTLPLSWAVHQLGGVVSPANAAYSAAELKHQLLDSKAKALFTCAPLLPTSLEAAAMVGLPKDRIYLLEVPPQAGGGKEAGLGFKTVSQLIEKGKLLPKVERLNWSAGEGARRTAFLCYSSGTSGLPKGVMISHRNVIANTLQITACEKTWRDSLTPTGGPRYTDIALGLLPYSHIYALVVICHSGPFRGDQVIVLPKFELKSYLSAIQQFKITSLFLVPPIIITMLRSQEICSKFDLSSVTSLFTGAAPLGMETAADFNKIYPKVIIRQGYGLTETSTVVCSTHPTDVFLGSSGTLLPGVEVRIMTPEGKEVTSYDTPGELVVRSPSVVLGYLNNEKATKETFEDGWMRTGDEAVVRVSPKGTEHIFIVDRIKELIKVKGLQVAPAELEAHLLTHPAVADCAVIAIPDEAAGEVPKAIVVKSASAGNDDEAIIQSIKKHVEDHKARHKWLKGGVRFIDVIPKSPSGKILRRLLRDQEKELRRQAGAKL, from the exons ATGGTCTTCCTCCCACCAGCTACGGCGGGCGAGCTCGCTCCAATTCCCGACAACATTCCCATCAGCGAATTTATGCTGAATGAGAAATATGGCCGTCACCCTGCTAGCCAGTCGAGAGATCCGTACACCTGCGGACTCACGGGGAAGTCCTACTCCGTTCCCCAGGTTACTGAACGAGTCGATCTTTTGGCGCGTGCGCTTGCCAGAGAGCTGAATTGGGCACCGAACAGCGGTACCGAATGGGACAAGACTCTGGCAATTTTCAGCTTGAACACT ATTGACACGCTGCCTTTATCCTGGGCTGTCCACCAGCTTGGCGGTGTCGTGTCACCGGCCAACGCTGCATATTCGGCGGCTGAACTGAAGCATCAGCTGCTTGACTCCAAGGCAAAGGCGTTGTTTACATGCGCTCCTCTGCTTCCTACATCTCTGGAAGCCGCCGCAATGGTCGGCCTCCCGAAGGACCGGATTTATTTGCTGGAAGTACCGCCACAGGCCGGAGGTGGAAAGGAAGCCGGACTGGGCTTCAAGACCGTGTCGCAATTGATAGAGAAGGGGAAATTGCTCCCCAAAGTGGAAAGGTTGAATTGGAGCGCAGGCGAGGGCGCTCGTAGAACCGCTTTCCTGTGTTACTCCAGTGGAACGTCGGGTCTGCCT AAAGGAGTCATGATCTCTCACCGCAATGTCATCGCGAATACCTTGCAGATTACGGCGTGCGAGAAAACATGGCGGGACTCCCTGACTCCAACCGGCGGACCACGATACACTGATATCGCACTGGGTCTGCTGCCCTACAGTCACATTTACGCGCTGGTGGTTATTTGCCATTCAGGGCCGTTCAGAGGCGACCAAGTCATTGTCCTGCCGAAGTTCGAGCTCAAATCGTATCTCTCTGCAATTCAACAGTTCAAGATAACGTCTCTCTTCTTG gTTCCTCCCATCATTATTACCATGCTGAGAAGCCAGGAAATTTGCTCCAAGTTCGACCTGAGCTCTGTCACATCGTTGTTCACAGGTGCAGCACCACTAGGAATGGAGACGGCGGCAGATTTCAATAAGATTTATCCCAAAGTCATAATTCGTCAAGGCTACG GTCTCACGGAGACGTCGACTGTCGTTTGCTCGACCCATCCCACAGACGTATTTCTCGGCTCATCCGGCACCTTGCTGCCTGGGGTTGAGGTACGCATCATGACCCCCGAGGGCAAGGAGGTAACCAGCTACGACACACCTGGTGAACTCGTCGTTCGCAGCCCAAGTGTGGTTTTGGGTTACTTGAACAATGAGAAAGCTACCAAGGAAACATTCGAGGACGGATGGATGCGCACCGGTGATGAAGCTGTCGTTCGGGTGAGCCCAAAGGGCACGGAGCATatcttcatcgtcgatcGAATCAAGGAGTtgatcaaggtcaag GGCCTACAAGTCGCTCCAGCGGAGCTCGAAGCTCATTTGCTCACCCACCCAGCAGTCGCAGACTGTGCCGTGATCGCTATTCCGGACGAGGCCGCTGGTGAAGTGCCCAAGGCCATCGTGGTCAAGTCTGCCTCCGCTGGCAATGACGATGAAGCTATTATCCAATCTATTAAGAAACATGTGGAGGACCACAAAGCTAGACACAAATGGCTCAAGGGAGGAGTTCGCTTCATCGATGTTATTCCCAAGAGTCCGAGCGGCAAGATTTTGCGCCGATTGCTCCGTgaccaggagaaggagttgaGGAGACAGGCTGGGGCCAAGTTATAA
- a CDS encoding peroxisomal copper amine oxidase gives MVLERLQQLTYQVGSSSPLPHPFDPLSTKEIDAAVAIIRKEHGNVNFNAVTLYEPRKAEMMAWLADPENAPRPARAADVVVIAPGGKVYDGIVDLDQKKIVSWKHTPGVQPLITMEDLQEVEHIVRKDPKVIEQCAILGIPKEDMHKVYCDPWTIGYDERFGSDVRLQQALMYYRPHVDDSQYTYPLDFCPIYNAETKEIIHIDIPPVRRPISRAPPNNYHPAAIEQDGGYRTDIKPIHITQPDGVSFKVDGRIIQWQNWSIHVGFNHREGIVLNNITFNDKGNVRPIFYRLSLAEMVVPYGNPEHPHHRKHAFDLGEYGGGYMTNSLSLGCDCKGAIHYMDAAFVNRAGASTIVKNAICIHEEDAGILFKHTDFRDESIIVTRGRKLIISHIFTAANYEYCVYWVFHQDGTVQLDIKLTGILNTYAMNPGEDTKGWGTEVYPGVNAHNHQHLFCLRIDPNIDGPNNTVFQVDAERGPGEVGSAENKYGNAFYAKKTKFTTPLEAMSDYNGATSRTWEMANTNKLNPHSKKPVCYKLVSREVPPLLPKEGGLVWKRAGFARHAVHVTKYADDQIHPAGRHVPQTSGEPSEGLPAWIESAGPNCSIENTDIVLWHTFGLTHFPSPEDFPIMPAEPMTVLLRPRNFFARNPALDVPPSYARTPSQVAAGTNACSCKKSDGSSVQV, from the exons ATGGTTCTAGAGCGCCTTCAACAGCTGACCTACCAGGTCGGCTCCTCTTCACCTTTACCTCATCCCTTTGATCCCCTGTCAACAAAAGAAATTGACGCGGCAGTCGCCATCATCCGCAAGGAACATGGCAATGTCAATTTCAACGCGGTCACTCTGTACGAGCCGCGGAaggcggagatgatggccTGGCTCGCAGATCCTGAGAATGCGCCTCGTCCTGCGCGTGCTGCCGACGTTGTTGTAATCGCACCTGGCGGTAAGGTCTACGATGGCATTGTCGATCTGgatcagaagaagatcgtctCGTGGAAGCATACGCCTGGTGTGCAGCCGCTTATTACGATGGAGGATTTGCAGGAGGTGGAGCATATTGTTCGGAAGGATCCCAAGGTTATTGAGCAGTGTGCGATTTTGGGGATTCCGAAGGAGGATATGCACAAGGTTTACTGCGATC CGTGGACTATTGGCTACGACGAGCGTTTTGGGAGTGACGTCCGTCTGCAGCAGGCGCTGATGTACTACCGGCCCCATGTCGATGACTCCCAGTACACATATCCTCTGGACTTTTGCCCGATCTACAACGCGGAGACTAAAGAGATCATCCACATCGATATCCCGCCAGTACGACGGCCCATTAGTAGGGCACCGCCAAACAACTACCACCCCGCCGCAATTGAGCAGGATGGGGGCTACCGGACAGACATTAAGCCAATCCATATCACTCAGCCGGACGGCGTGTCTTTCAAGGTGGATGGACGTATTATCCAGTGGCAGAATTGGAGTATCCACGTTGGTTTCAATCACCGCGAAGGCATTGTGCTCAATAACATCACTTTCAACGACAAAGGAAATGTTCGACCAATCTTCTACCGCCTCTCCTTGGCGGAAATGGTTGTACCATACGGCAATCCTGAGCATCCGCACCATCGCAAACATGCATTCGATTTGGGAGAGTACGGCGGTGGGTACATGACCAACAGTTTGTCACTCGGATGTGACTGCAAGGGTGCTATCCACTACATGGACGCTGCCTTTGTCAACCGTGCCGGTGCCAGTACCATCGTAAAGAACGCCATTTGCATTCATGAGGAAGATGCTGGTATCCTTTTCAAGCACACCGACTTCCGGGACGAGTCTATCATCGTCACCCGTGGACGCAAACTGATCATCTCACACATTTTCACCGCCGCTAACTACGAGTACTGCGTTTACTGGGTCTTTCACCAAGACGGCACCGTTCAGCTTGATATCAAACTGACTGGTATTCTCAACACCTACGCCATGAACCCCGGTGAGGACACCAAGGGCTGGGGTACTGAGGTCTACCCTGGCGTCAACGCCCATAACCACCAGCACTTATTTTGTTTGCGTATCGATCCTAATATTGACGGTCCAAACAACACTGTCTTTCAGGTGGATGCAGAACGAGGTCCAGGAGAGGTCGGAAGCGCAGAGAACAAGTACGGCAACGCCTTTTACGCCAAGAAGACCAAATTCACCACACCCCTGGAGGCTATGTCGGATTACAACGGCGCCACCTCTAGAACCTGGGAGATGGCCAACACAAACAAGCTGAATCCCCACAGCAAAAAGCCGGTCTGCTACAAGCTCGTCAGCAGGGAGGTTCCCCCACTGCTTCCCAAGGAGGGCGGATTGGTTTGGAAGCGCGCCGGCTTTGCTAGACACGCTGTGCACGTTACCAAAT ACGCCGATGACCAGATCCATCCTGCAGGTCGCCATGTCCCGCAGACTTCCGGTGAACCCTCAGAGGGCCTACCAGCATGGATCGAATCGGCGGGCCCCAACTGCTCCATTGAGAACACGGATATTGTCCTCTGGCATACATTTGGTCTCACTCACTTTCCGTCTCCTGAAGACTTCCCCATCATGCCTGCGGAGCCAATGACTGTGCTCCTCCGCCCTCGAAACTTCTTCGCTCGCAATCCGGCGTTGGATGTTCCCCCTAGCTACGCGAGAACTCCTTCCCAGGTAGCCGCTGGAACAAATGCATGTTCCTGCAAGAAGAGTGATGGGTCCAGCGTCCAGGTCTGA
- a CDS encoding WD40 repeat domain-containing protein, with the protein MSASQDPHHEADQDAYIEPDEAEEIFTRDEDHPMESDPEDDDQAMTYEDQEITLQNDSSAHFDVHSDSVFCVAQHPIHNNIVITGSGDDTAYIFDSTPRDERPVLPQSYESNPQPKGERTSLTPIAKLDGHTDTVNAVAFTEPKGEYVVTAGLDGRLRAWRDKSPQLTGLSWEFVAESQEVEEINWVAVCPCPNNDEEKQNVIAIGANDGSAWVFRINHNDSAEPISMIQTFFQHTASCTAGAWTPDGNLLATVSEDGSFYVYDVWGAAAAAGISYSAGTSAVVGLTAEDQRFAVDGGLYSIAISPGGGIAAVGGAEGHIKVVGLPRLVSAGGAAKSKAKGPANQAASGASAAGTIIASLQAQSDGIETLSFSSPPLTLLAAGSVDGSIALFDAAHRFAVRRHIKEAHEGAAVVKVEFLQTNLAALASRPAAAATQGRPWLLTSVGMDGVVRRWDARGGTAAAAEGLLKEWKGHLGLVENGEGEQSGGIMGFVQGFDGKRVVTAGDDGVALVFEE; encoded by the coding sequence ATGTCCGCTTCACAAGACCCCCACCATGAGGCAGACCAAGATGCCTACATTGAGCCCGATGAGGCGGAAGAGATCTTCACTCGCGATGAAGACCACCCTATGGAGTCGGATCCCGAGGACGACGACCAAGCCATGACATACGAGGACCAAGAGATTACACTGCAAAACGACTCTTCAGCTCACTTTGACGTCCACTCAGACTCCGTATTCTGCGTCGCGCAACACCCCATTCACAACAATATCGTTATTACCGGGTCTGGCGACGATACCGCGTACATTTTCGATTCGACGCCGCGCGACGAGCGGCCTGTCCTTCCCCAGAGCTACGAGTCGAATCCGCAACCAAAGGGTGAACGGACGTCGTTGACGCCCATTGCCAAACTGGATGGACACACGGATACCGTCAATGCAGTCGCGTTCACCGAACCGAAGGGAGAGTACGTCGTGACGGCGGGTTTGGACGGTCGCCTGCGGGCATGGCGCGATAAGTCGCCCCAGTTAACCGGACTCTCGTGGGAATTCGTGGCGGAGTCTcaggaggtcgaggagatcaatTGGGTTGCCGTTTGCCCCTGTCCGAATaacgacgaggagaagcagaaTGTTATCGCCATTGGTGCAAACGACGGTAGCGCCTGGGTCTTCCGCATCAACCACAACGACTCTGCTGAGCCcatctccatgatccagaccttcttccagcacACTGCTTCCTGCACAGCTGGTGCGTGGACCCCCGATGGTAATCTGCTCGCCACTGTCTCCGAAGACGGCAGCTTCTACGTATATGATGTCTGGGGCGCTGCAGCGGCCGCCGGTATCTCCTATTCTGCTGGTACCAGCGCCGTCGTCGGCCTGACCGCCGAGGATCAGCGTTTTGCCGTCGATGGTGGGTTGTATTCCATAGCGATCTCTCCGGGCGGTGGTATTGCCGCTGTTGGAGGAGCCGAGGGCCACATCAAGGTAGTTGGTCTTCCTCGCCTTGTCTCCGCCGGTGGCGCCGCCAAGTCCAAGGCGAAAGGTCCCGCCAATCAAGCCGCAAGCGGTGCTTCCGCTGCTGGGACAATAATTGCCTCGCTGCAGGCTCAAAGCGATGGCATCGAGACactctctttctcctctccgccaTTGACCCTTCTCGCTGCTGGCTCGGTCGACGGCTCAATCGCGCTGTTCGATGCCGCGCACCGGTTCGCTGTACGTCGGCATATCAAGGAGGCCCACGAGGGAGCTGCGGTCGTCAAGGTGGAGTTCCTTCAGACGAACCTGGCCGCTCTCGCAAGTCGCCCCGCTGCCGCGGCTACCCAGGGACGCCCGTGGCTTCTCACCTCCGTCGGCATGGACGGCGTCGTCAGACGTTGGGATGCTCGGGGCGGAACCGCAGCTGCAGCGGAGGGGTTGTTGAAAGAGTGGAAGGGTCATTTGGGCCTCGTGGAGAACGGAGAAGGGGAGCAGTCGGGAGGCATTATGGGCTTTGTTCAAGGGTTTGATGGGAAGCGGGTTGTCACCGCTGGTGACGATGGTGTTGCATTGGTCTTTGAGGAATAA
- a CDS encoding CCR4-NOT core DEDD family RNase subunit POP2 codes for MPPPVGRYGPSGLSGPYSHLQQAHLQQQQQQQQQQQQAQHHPAHAQSANTALPPPSLGGHPGFAAGNPNTNINPFTLSGTGIANGMSVAGFTGAGDGGGSGLASHAAQIGFARGAQMQQQQLLQTHDGRLALETKAGGVKTRIRDVWKHNLAQEMAVLRQLVEKYPYISMDTEFPGIVARPIGSFTNKADYHYQTLRCNVDLLKMIQLGITLFSADGEVPPPNATDANGQPLGNSLVPAPCTWQFNFRFSLENDMYAQESTAMLAKAGIDFNMHEKNGIDPFEFGALLISSGLVLLDDVHWVSFHSGYDFGYLMKIMLCKPLPENEEDFHTLLKIFFPSLYDIKYLMKHAGRNQAVNDSPLTPAAAQILTNLGQKSGLQDIADELGVKRVGIAHQAGSDSLVTGEIYWKMRQLIFNGKIDEGKYSGQIWGLNGQMPAMTYHMQPHQTPNLNGATIYSAAGTPSTPNTGRQTPQHHGGNIGGALTPGGPGGVMGAFQTGKA; via the exons ATGCCACCTCCTGTCGGCAGATACGGGCCTTCTGGCCTGAGTGGTCCTTATTCACATTTGCAACAAGCGCATctccaacaacagcagcagcaacagcagcaacagcagcaagctcaacatcatccgGCCCACGCCCAGTCGGCCAACACGGCgctccctcctccctcccttgGCGGCCACCCTGGTTTTGCGGCCGGCAACCCCAACACTAATATCAATCCTTTTACATTATCAGGGACAGGGATTGCGAACGGCATGTCCGTTGCTGGGTTTACGGGGGCTGGCGATGGAGGGGGCTCTGGGTTGGCGAGCCATGCGGCCCAGATTGGTTTTGCGAGAGGGGCACAgatgcagcaacagcaattACTTCAAACTCATGATGGCCGGTTAGCTCTCGAGACAAAAGCAGGCGGTGTGAAGACTCGGATACGGGATGTATGGAAACACAATCTGGCCCAGGAGATGGCCGTGTTACGGCAGCTGGTCGAGAAGTATCCTTATATCAGCATG GATACGGAGTTCCCTGGAATTGTCGCTCGTCCCATTGGATCATTTACGAATAAAGCGGATTATCACTACCAGACCCTTCGATGCAACGTTGACCTCTTGAAAATGATCCAACTCGGTATCACCTTGTTCTCAGCCGACGGGGAGGTCCCTCCGCCCAATGCTACAGATGCAAATGGACAGCCATTGGGAAACAGCCTGGTACCCGCCCCTTGCACATGGCAGTTCAACTTCCGCTTTTCATTAGAGAACGACATGTATGCGCAGGAATCAACGGCCATGCTCGCCAAGGCCGGCATTGACTTCAATATGCATGAAAAGAACGGGATCGATCCTTTCGAATTCGGAGCCCTTCTGATCAGTTCGGGACTCGTCCTACTCGACGATGTACATTGGGTTTCGTTCCATTCTGGCTACGACTTTGGCTACCTGATGAAGATCATGTTGTGCAAACCTCTGCCAGAAAACGAGGAGGATTTCCACACACTTCTGAAGATTTTCTTCCCGTCGCTATACGACATCAAATACTTGATGAAACATGCAGGACGCAATCAAGCTGTCAACGATTCGCCGCTGACTCCAGCCGCCGCGCAGATCTTGACGAACCTGGGCCAAAAGTCCGGTCTTCAGGATATTGCAGACGAGCTCGGTGTGAAACGGGTCGGCATTGCGCATCAGGCAGGGTCTGACTCACTCGTCACGGGCGAGATCTACTGGAAGATGCGTCAGCTGATCTTCAATGGCAAAATCGATGAGGGTAAGTATTCGGGGCAGATCTGGGGTCTCAACGGCCAAATGCCAGCAATGACATATCATATGCAACCTCACCAAACACCGAATCTCAATGGAGCCACCATCTATTCAGCAGCCGGGACACCGAGCACACCCAATACTGGTCGTCAAACTCCTCAACATCACGGTGGCAATATAGGTGGTGCACTAACTCCTGGTGGTCCAGGTGGAGTCATGGGGGCGTTTCAAACAGGGAAGGCATGA
- a CDS encoding NADH dehydrogenase [ubiquinone] 1 beta subcomplex subunit 3, whose amino-acid sequence MGSQFRAGDSLAGARPQRRTSSRRRIRSSAAVRVPSPVPLVLYRVQLQLLTFPRRWRSIQNYTSLPSVLANLRNFGNTLWPPFPFYPSNPHTFLPSSSSNMANPTGFDINEFKAAASPRSVYAKRDPWARYEAWRYTGPFSRFNRFKRIFPGFGIASVAFAGYCVYEHFFLKDEHHHGEGHH is encoded by the exons ATGGGGTCCCAGTTTCGCGCTGGAGATTCCCTCGCCGGTGCAAGACCACAAAGGCGGACAAGCTCTCGTCGCCGAATTAGGTCTAGCGCAGCTGTCCGAGTGCCAAGCCCTGTTCCTCTCGtcctgtacagagtacagctTCAACTTCTCACGTTTCCTCGTCGGTGGAGATCAATCCAAAATTATACCTCACTTCCATCTGTTCTTGCGAACCTCCGGAACTTCGGAAACACACTCTGGCCTCCGTTTCCTTTCTACCCGTCAAATCCGCATACGTTCCTcccgtcctcatcatccaaCATGGCCAACCCCACCGGTTTCGACATCAATGAGTTCAAGGCCGCGGCCTCCCCTCGCTCGGTCTACGCCAAGAGAGATCCCTGGGCCCGATA TGAAGCATGGAGATACACCGGCCCCTTCAGCCGCTTCAACCGCTTTAAGCGTATCTTCCCCGGCTTCGGTATTGCCAGCGTCGCCTTCGCCGGTTACTGCGTATACGAGcacttcttcctcaaggaTGAGCACCACCACGGTGAGGGGCACCACTGA